Proteins encoded by one window of Bacteroidia bacterium:
- a CDS encoding RsmB/NOP family class I SAM-dependent RNA methyltransferase has product MPIEFLESLPLSESEKELFVQSLQSPVPVSIRVNPKKIVESFSGISVPWCRQGFFLIQRPVFTLDPLFHSGAYYVQEASSMFLEQVILQLNLCKTPLNVLDACAAPGGKTTHLLSLLHPESLVVANEVIASRAPILVENAIRWGYSNLVITRGDAGLFKRLENIFDVIVCDAPCSGEGLFRKDAGAISEWSLQNVEYCSLRQQRIVNDLWDSLKPGGYFIYSTCTSNLTENETNVQQFIKKHHAECIKLNVKDFPGVEEFQREDAVMYRFFPHKTGTEIFSLAVLRKPDVGNANSERVLPKNLKLADKVQTDLVKKHIARGEDMFCFIHDNHIRFMPMSLKKTLSQLLNMPVIHAGTAAFEIKDKNLLPSFEFALSTEIIQEKFCRAEVDKTTMLKLLKGETRLLDSLPLGQHLIVYQNLPMMFLKKIAGRVNVNYPRAWFIRMNIE; this is encoded by the coding sequence TTGCCAATAGAATTTCTGGAGTCATTACCACTTTCTGAATCAGAAAAAGAGCTGTTTGTGCAGTCATTACAAAGTCCTGTGCCGGTGTCAATACGGGTAAATCCAAAAAAGATTGTTGAGTCTTTTTCAGGTATTTCTGTGCCATGGTGCAGGCAAGGTTTTTTTCTGATACAGCGTCCGGTTTTTACTCTCGATCCATTGTTTCATTCGGGAGCATACTATGTTCAAGAAGCTTCGAGCATGTTCTTGGAGCAGGTAATTTTGCAACTTAATCTCTGTAAAACACCACTAAATGTTCTGGATGCTTGTGCTGCACCGGGAGGAAAAACAACACATTTATTGTCGTTATTGCATCCGGAGTCTCTTGTTGTGGCAAATGAAGTTATTGCATCCCGTGCCCCAATACTTGTAGAGAATGCTATACGGTGGGGTTATTCCAACTTAGTTATCACCCGCGGAGATGCAGGGCTTTTTAAACGATTGGAAAATATTTTTGATGTCATTGTTTGCGATGCTCCCTGCTCGGGTGAAGGGCTGTTTAGAAAAGATGCAGGAGCTATAAGCGAGTGGAGTCTGCAAAATGTAGAATATTGTTCTTTACGTCAACAACGAATTGTCAATGATTTGTGGGATTCATTAAAGCCCGGAGGTTACTTTATTTACTCAACCTGCACATCAAATCTGACAGAGAATGAAACCAATGTTCAGCAATTTATTAAGAAGCATCATGCTGAGTGTATAAAACTTAATGTTAAAGATTTTCCTGGAGTTGAAGAGTTTCAAAGAGAAGATGCTGTTATGTATCGTTTCTTTCCGCATAAAACGGGGACAGAAATATTTTCATTAGCAGTGCTAAGAAAGCCTGATGTAGGTAATGCAAATTCAGAAAGAGTTCTTCCTAAGAATTTAAAACTAGCAGATAAAGTTCAAACAGACCTGGTGAAAAAACATATTGCTAGGGGAGAGGATATGTTTTGTTTTATACATGACAATCATATCAGGTTTATGCCTATGAGCTTAAAAAAGACATTAAGCCAGTTGCTAAATATGCCGGTAATTCATGCCGGAACAGCAGCCTTTGAAATTAAGGATAAAAATTTATTGCCTTCATTTGAGTTTGCCTTGTCAACAGAAATCATACAAGAAAAATTCTGTAGGGCAGAAGTTGATAAAACCACAATGTTAAAACTGCTCAAAGGTGAAACGCGTTTGTTGGATTCTTTACCATTAGGTCAGCATTTGATAGTTTATCAAAACTTACCAATGATGTTTTTAAAAAAAATAGCAGGGCGTGTTAATGTTAACTACCCACGTGCATGGTTTATAAGAATGAACATTGAATAG
- a CDS encoding tetratricopeptide repeat protein: MKKKATVAKQVNQVKTQSGIKLSQLKKYLGLLLAAIAFLLYANTLNHDYTVDDGTVMQNNKIVKKGISAIPEIFTTAYRKGFWDRNESLYRPLSVAMFAVEWQIAPENPAIGHWVNVLLYALTAGVLFLFLTNLLKDDWLFAFIATLIYVVHPIHTEVVANIKSRDEVLCFLFLVLSFNCFLKFLDRAKPVYALGVLFYFILSLLSKESSVTAIVIFPLIAYFFRQQTIGRSIKLSWSPAIAIAVYLTLRFVVLKGISNFNEILPINNSIVNSQNYLQQLATAVLIAGKYLYLLIIPYPLSFDYSYNTFPIVDFSEVKALQSLASYVFLLVMAIKGVKSRSRFSFGIFYFLLTMSIVSNVFFLIESVMAERFTYLPSLGICIALTSVLFSFFKIDIVISERIDINKILAANKLFFGMILLVFVVYSGMTVARNAKWKNNLTLLATDVKTCPESARIRYAYGSAILIEQALKEKDQSKKMNLLDKSIEQLEKGVAILPTYSEAFYHLGLAYKERENYAKAIESFEHAAKSKTFTDPQFFISWGVACGKAKRYQESVKALNHAIDLDPSAKEAYLNLGVFYDEMQESDKAEASLMKVIKIDSLSDGAYYNLGNVYAHRNNFAMAIQNYKKALAINPTNEDAVNNTGNSYAALQDYENAIVYFRKAIELNPANAKALNNLGVTLVLTGKKEEGEQFIARAKSVGS; encoded by the coding sequence ATGAAAAAAAAGGCAACGGTTGCAAAGCAAGTAAATCAGGTTAAAACGCAGTCAGGTATTAAGTTATCACAATTAAAAAAATACCTTGGATTATTGCTTGCTGCAATAGCATTTCTGCTTTATGCAAATACACTCAATCACGATTACACTGTTGATGATGGCACTGTAATGCAAAACAACAAAATTGTCAAGAAGGGCATAAGTGCAATACCTGAAATTTTTACAACAGCATATCGCAAAGGATTTTGGGACAGGAATGAAAGTTTGTATCGTCCTTTGTCTGTGGCAATGTTTGCTGTTGAGTGGCAGATTGCTCCTGAAAACCCTGCTATCGGACATTGGGTTAATGTTTTGCTTTATGCTCTCACAGCAGGAGTATTGTTTCTTTTTCTGACCAATCTTCTTAAAGACGACTGGCTGTTTGCATTCATCGCCACACTCATTTATGTCGTACACCCAATTCATACAGAGGTTGTAGCAAATATTAAAAGCCGTGATGAAGTTCTTTGTTTTTTATTTTTAGTTCTCTCATTTAATTGCTTTTTAAAGTTCCTGGACAGGGCAAAACCTGTCTATGCCTTAGGGGTATTGTTTTATTTTATTTTATCGCTTCTGTCAAAGGAAAGCTCTGTTACTGCAATAGTCATATTTCCGTTGATTGCCTATTTCTTCAGACAGCAAACAATTGGTAGAAGTATTAAATTGTCATGGTCACCGGCCATTGCCATTGCTGTTTATCTGACATTGCGCTTTGTTGTGCTTAAAGGAATCTCTAACTTTAATGAAATATTGCCAATTAACAATTCAATTGTTAATTCACAAAACTATCTTCAACAATTAGCAACAGCCGTTTTGATTGCCGGAAAATATTTGTATTTACTGATCATTCCTTATCCGTTGTCGTTCGATTATTCATACAACACTTTTCCTATTGTAGATTTTTCAGAAGTAAAGGCATTACAGTCGTTGGCAAGCTATGTTTTTTTATTGGTTATGGCTATTAAAGGAGTTAAGTCACGCAGCAGGTTTTCATTTGGTATTTTTTATTTTTTACTTACCATGAGCATTGTAAGTAATGTGTTTTTTCTGATTGAATCTGTAATGGCAGAGCGATTTACCTATCTTCCATCATTAGGCATCTGCATCGCATTGACATCAGTTCTTTTTTCTTTCTTTAAAATTGACATTGTTATTAGTGAAAGAATAGATATCAATAAAATTTTAGCAGCAAATAAATTATTTTTCGGAATGATATTACTTGTTTTTGTTGTTTATAGTGGAATGACAGTAGCGAGGAATGCGAAATGGAAAAACAATCTGACCTTGCTGGCAACGGATGTAAAGACATGTCCTGAAAGTGCGCGGATAAGATATGCTTACGGCAGTGCCATACTTATAGAACAGGCTTTGAAAGAAAAGGATCAGTCAAAGAAGATGAATCTTCTTGATAAAAGTATTGAGCAATTGGAGAAGGGAGTAGCTATTTTGCCAACTTATTCCGAGGCTTTTTATCATCTTGGATTGGCTTATAAAGAACGAGAAAACTATGCAAAAGCTATTGAGAGTTTTGAACATGCCGCAAAGAGCAAAACATTTACCGATCCGCAGTTTTTTATTTCATGGGGTGTTGCTTGCGGAAAAGCAAAACGTTATCAGGAAAGTGTAAAAGCTTTGAACCATGCCATAGACCTTGACCCTTCTGCAAAAGAAGCCTATCTGAATTTAGGTGTGTTTTATGATGAAATGCAAGAATCGGATAAAGCAGAAGCGTCTTTAATGAAGGTGATTAAAATAGATTCACTTTCGGACGGAGCATATTATAATTTAGGTAATGTTTATGCCCATAGGAATAATTTTGCTATGGCAATACAGAATTATAAAAAGGCATTGGCAATTAATCCAACCAATGAGGATGCAGTTAACAACACAGGAAACAGTTATGCTGCTTTGCAAGATTATGAAAATGCAATAGTTTATTTCAGGAAAGCAATTGAATTGAATCCTGCTAATGCGAAAGCATTAAACAATTTGGGTGTTACCTTAGTGTTGACAGGAAAGAAAGAGGAGGGTGAGCAGTTTATTGCAAGGGCCAAGAGTGTCGGCAGTTAA